In the Anolis sagrei isolate rAnoSag1 chromosome 1, rAnoSag1.mat, whole genome shotgun sequence genome, TGTCTGGATTTCTTaaatcgggcatgggcaaacttcggctctccctccagatgttttggacttcaactcccacaattcctaaatccCAGAGAAGAATTTCCTTCCACACCAGACATGGGAAGCTTCTGCTCTCTCTCCaggaattttggacttcaactcccacaattcctaacagccggtaggctgttaggaattgtgggagttgaagtccaaaatacctggagagagaGCAGAAGcttcccatgcctgctgtagaagaAAAATCTTCTCTGGGATTTTTCTCAAATTACGATGCTACATGCCAATGGCCTCTGGAATTAGTACGCAAACCCAGTTTTACAATTCATCAATTTCCATTACATAATGGAAGCACTACTCATGAGATTCTCAATCCATATTCCCTGACATTTTCATATGGTGGGAGGGATTGAAGTCTTGCCTACTTCAAGGCTTccatttactccatttatataccgctccgagtcacccttgggctgagaggggcggaatataaatgtagtaaataaataaataagcattttccCAGAAGCTGAAAAGCTGAAGCCAAGGAATCGCAGTCAGCGATGATTCTGGAAGGTGATCCTTGCTCTACACCTCCATGTTTTGATATGTCCACAACAGATATAACTATATAGTAGAAGCCAAAGAGCATGGCGCTTCTTTTATTCCAAGTCTAGCTCCAGCTCCAGAGCCGGCATGGATTTCCTAAGCATCTGTGCTGTGGTTTCTTTGTCTTTGATCCCAGGGAGGTCACTCAGGAACAAATACTCAAGGTTACTGTATAAAGTAAAAGTTACAGGAGAAGGAAGGTTGTGTTTAGCAAAATATTTGTTGGCTCCATTGTACATATAATAAGACACAAGACTCAATGGGCATTCACGGAAAACACAAACACATGAGCGCTACAACTCTGGTCTATGTTTTCATATATTCTTTCATGTggataccactcttggaggaccatcatcctcggactacaagggattgtctaagtaagtaaagtactcGCGAATAATCCCCATATATACCATGAAGATATGTAATCTcatctggtcttggaagctaagtcgGGTCAgacctggttaggacttggatgggggTCCACCAAAGGATACTCGAAtattgtagaccaggcatgggcaaactttggccctccctccaggtgttttggacttcaactcccactattcctaacagcctaagtccaaaacatctggagggagggccaaagtttgtccatacctaTTGTTGACTGCATTCAGAAGAAGGTAATGACAAACTACCTTGAGTCTGGCATAAAaaaactgatttattttatttatttatcgtgtcaggagcaaccagacatttgtattacatttttaacaaaacaaacaaacaggtaaaacacaaagtttgcaagcttggtagttaattaaatgtcctttgaccagtatccgaTGAAACTCATGAAGTCACCATTATTCAACAAGTGACTTATGTCATGTACACGCAAGCCCCACTGAACCTCTAAGTAGATTTGCCCATGAGTGGCCTGTAAATACCCTGACTtgaattcataataataataataataataataataataataataatgataaacttTGGGCTGTTACTATATGGCCACgttcgagaggcattctctcccgacgttttgcctgcatccatggtaagcatcctcagaggtagtgaggtctgttggaactaggaaaaatgggtttatatatctgtggaatgaccacggtgggacaaagaactcttgtctgctggagctaggtgtgaatgtttcaactgaccaccttgattagcatttgatggcctgacagtgcctggagcaatcttttgttgagaggtgattggatgtccttgtttgtttcctctctgtttttgtgctgttgcaattttagagtttttttaatactggtagccagattttgttcattttcatggtttcttcctttctgttgagattgtccacatgcttgtgatttcaatggcttgtctgtgtcgcctgacatggtgattgttagagtggtccagcatttctgtgttctcaaataatatgctgtgtttactcttaacaaccaccatgctgggaattccagacaggaaacaatcagggccagctaacacatcccaacaaaggattcctccagccaggaatcagccaggctgtgaagctgcaaggcaattcaattCGAATCAAGCTGGCAgactgcaacattcactcttgcctcaaaTGGACAAgacctctttctcccaccctctttctaccaccattccacagatacataaacctcacttgcctagtttccaacagacctcacaacttttgaggatgcctgccatcaatGTGGAGCTTGGCAATGCTTCTATCTCCTGAATTCTTCATTCTCTTCTCACTCTCTTGTCCCCTCTTTTTAACCCACTCTTGAATCTTCTTGTAAAATTCACTTTGCACTTCCTTCGCTCCGTtgctacaaataaaaataaatggacttGAGAAAGACATGGCCCTGTTGCTCACCTGAGCTTATGCAATGCGATGACACCTTTATCCGTGACGTTCCCGCAGGAGATTATCGACAGGCGCAGCAGGCTTTTCTGCAGGGTTGGGGTCTCGCTGAGCCGTTGTAAGCAGTCGTCTTGGATGTACATGCACTTGGAAAGTTTGATTTCCTCAACGTTCTCCAGGCCATCTGACACAGGCAAAATATTTACTGTTAGCATCCATTTCAATAGCAGTACTATCAACAGTGACAGTCcatcaatccctctccaatgccagaaattaagcaatggtgtcacattagaaaatgttgactatttccgctctcttggcagccacctctccaacaaagtcaacatcgacacggaaattcaacaccgcctgagctctgcgagtgcagcttttttccgaatgaagcagagagtgtttgaggaccgggacatccatagggataccaagatgcttgtttataaagctattgccctcccaatcctgctatacccCTGCGAGACGTGGaaagtctacagatgtcacatacaactcctggaacaattactccaaaaaatcctgcaaatttcttgggaagacatgcagacaaatgtcagcgtgctggaagaagcaaagaccaccagcactgaagctggtcctccgccatcaacttcactggactggccacgttgtccggatgcccgaccaccgtctcccaaagcagttggtctattccgaactcaagaacggaaaacagaatgttggaggacaggaaaagagattcaaagatgggctcaaagccaaccttaaaaactctggaatagacactgagaactgggaagccctggtccttgagcgttccagttggaggtcagctgtgaccagcagtgctgcagaatttgaagaggcacaaatagagggcgaaagagagaaacgtgccaaggagAAGGTACGTCAAgcccaaccaggaccaccttccatctggaaaccgaagccctcactgcgggagatgatgcagagcaagaacagggctccacagccacttatggacccactgctAGGACACTacacctggaggaccatcatcctcggactacgagggattgcctaagtaagtaaactaTCAacagtgttcagaaacttcagctgaatTGAAATACATGatttaataaataagtaaactatCATTCCCAGCCAACTACACTGGAAATCTAGGTTTGAATCCATGATCACCCATGAAACCCACTAAGAGACCTtgggaaaattgcattttctcaacctcaaaggaaagTCATGGCAAGCTTTTtctaaatcttgcaaagaaaacccttaCGGTCAGCATAAGTTGAAAACgatatgaaggcacacaacaacaataacaactctaTTTGTGTACTCCgcctccatttccccaaagggactcggtgcggcataTATACAGCACAGtgtgcctaaaacaatgcataaaataaacacacaatacaataaaagataaagcAATAGCATATCAAACAATAATTTAAGCTCAAAACAGCACCCAAATAATCTATGGGAAGAACAAGGACAATAGCTGTTGAAAGTCTGAATTAAGAGACCAGCAATGCTGACTTTGGATGTTTGAAGGGGCAAAAAACCCATTTAATTTGTAGTTTGAACAATGGATACTGAGAGatgagggtttgaatccctgctcaacaaAGTCCTTAGGCAAGTGACACTTTCCCAGCCTCTGAATTAATGCTGGCTAGAAAAccctataaggtaaaggtagtcccctgacattaagtccagtcatgtctgactctggggtgctcatctccatttctaagccgaagagccagcgttgtccatagacacctccaaggtcatgtggccggcatgactgcatggagtgccgttaccttcccaccggagcagtacctattgatctactcacatttgcatgtttttgaactgctaggttggcagaagctagggctgacagcggaagctcacgccgctccccggaatcgaacctgcgacctttcgatcaacaagctcagcaactcagtgctttaacccactgcgccaccgggggctccttagtgTCCCCATAGTGTCACTATATGTCAAAAATGACAGTTTGTAAAAAAACCAATATGAACTGTCAAGTCTGTGCCACTTACCCAAATAATCGAATCCCTTATACATGATGCATGATTCCGTGGCATCGATGGCTTGGATCTTGTATTTTCCAAGCGGCCCAGTCGGGAGGCCGTTGTAATTCTGCTGCCATTTATCAAATCCATGATATCGCACAAATGCTCCGCACCGGAGGAGCCACTCTGAAGCCGCTCTGTCTGGGCCAACGGCCTGGATCCGTTCATGGTCCACCCTGCACATGGGGAAAGGGGAGCAAGTTCTTTCCATCTTCAAACAATACAAGCAAGTCATATTACCTGGGAagcaatcccactggagcattgcagcacacccaaatacctgggagtcactctgaaccgtgatctgacctacaagaagcactgcctgaatatcaagcaaaaagtgggtgccagaaacaatatcatacgaaagctgactggcacaacctggggatcacaaccagatacagtgaagacatctgcccttgcgctgtgctactctgctgctgagtctgcatgcccagtgtggaacacatctcaccatgctaaaacagtggatgtggctcttaatgagacatgccgcattatcacggggtgtctgagccctacaccactggagaaattacactgcttagccggtattgcaccacctgacatccgccgggaagtagcagccaatagtgaaaggaccaaggcagagacatctctggcccatcccctgtttgggtatcagccagcatgtcaaagacttaaatcaagaaatagttttctaagatctatagagacactcgcaggaacacctcagcaagcaagagtccaaaagtggcaggctcaaacccagaacctcaatcagtgactgataccaaatgagagactctcccctgggcacacagaagactgggcaacttggaaggcactgaacagactgcgctctggcaccac is a window encoding:
- the DMAC2L gene encoding ATP synthase subunit s, mitochondrial, translating into MLTEVLIRQRNAWKTLASCDGRRHFWGWLNSVFNKVDHERIQAVGPDRAASEWLLRCGAFVRYHGFDKWQQNYNGLPTGPLGKYKIQAIDATESCIMYKGFDYLDGLENVEEIKLSKCMYIQDDCLQRLSETPTLQKSLLRLSIISCGNVTDKGVIALHKLSNLEYLFLSDLPGIKDKETTAQMLRKSMPALELELDLE